The proteins below are encoded in one region of Cytophagales bacterium:
- a CDS encoding patatin-like phospholipase family protein — MSKQGIKARLGRWLGMETPRTGIALGGGGAKGFIHLGVIKALYEEGVRIDEIAGTSAGAIAGALIASGKDPITAHEILKTRDFFGYSKFNIPRVGLFGLDGLTNLIETEIEAQTFDELEIPFYASATNLHTGKIEYLNEGSLARAVTASSSIPFLFKPMHINGSIYSDGGIIDNLPITPLQKTCNRIIAVNISPIEEKEKLNSIFTIAVRTFEITVNARAVANKHKCSLFIEPEGIGNYDLFDIKKADELFNLGYEHTKQLLASKKKSG, encoded by the coding sequence GTGAGTAAACAAGGAATTAAGGCGCGTTTAGGGCGATGGTTAGGAATGGAAACTCCCAGGACAGGCATTGCCTTGGGCGGTGGTGGTGCGAAAGGATTTATTCACCTCGGCGTGATCAAAGCATTGTATGAAGAGGGCGTTCGAATCGATGAAATTGCCGGTACCAGTGCAGGAGCTATTGCCGGTGCGCTCATTGCTAGTGGAAAAGATCCAATCACCGCACATGAGATCCTGAAAACACGGGACTTCTTCGGGTATTCGAAATTCAACATTCCTAGGGTTGGCTTATTTGGATTGGATGGGTTGACAAACCTCATTGAAACCGAAATTGAAGCCCAAACATTTGATGAACTGGAGATCCCATTTTATGCTTCCGCTACCAATCTCCATACCGGTAAAATCGAATACCTGAATGAAGGATCATTAGCAAGAGCAGTTACTGCATCATCAAGCATTCCATTTCTTTTCAAACCGATGCACATCAATGGTTCGATCTATTCCGATGGAGGCATCATCGATAATTTGCCCATCACACCTTTACAGAAAACTTGTAACCGGATCATTGCCGTCAACATCAGCCCAATCGAGGAGAAGGAAAAGCTGAACAGTATTTTCACCATCGCTGTTCGCACCTTTGAAATCACCGTCAATGCCAGGGCCGTGGCTAATAAACACAAATGTTCCCTTTTCATTGAGCCAGAAGGGATCGGAAATTATGACCTGTTTGACATCAAGAAAGCTGATGAGCTATTTAATCTAGGTTATGAGCATACGAAGCAACTACTTGCTTCGAAAAAGAAATCCGGCTGA
- a CDS encoding acyl-CoA dehydrogenase codes for MANQYIDMDTLRFLLYDVHEVDGLLTNERFNAYDKEAIDLLLDSIKDLSDKEMFPYIREMDEQPAVYKDGRIHIHPQFEKVLKMVGEMGMIGAGFDAEAGGLQLPASIVNAAYLIMEAANNHIPGYFGLTAGAAHLIIAFGDQKLNDTYVQNMLDMKWGGTMCLTEPQAGSSLSDIITSAEPREDGTYKIDGQKIFISSGDHQFADNFIHLVLARIKGAPAGTKGISLFVVPRSRIEAGGLEYNHVATLGEFNKMGQKGYCTTHLGFSDGGDSIGWLVGEPNKGLKYMFQMMNEARIATGRMGTAIASAAYFASLEYAKERPQGRRLGSDGSKNVEEEQTLIINHPDVKRMLLLQKSIIEGSISLMTEASHYLDQESTIQDPADKERYKLLLELLTPIVKTYPAEKGKEAIDNGLQILGGYGFTTDFILQQYYRDVRIISLYEGTTGIQSLDLLGRKVMLKNGEILKDLGKEIQATVAEAEKYDELKPYGQTLMMNMGLVQEVIGALMPHAMKGDHQRFLADATLFMDMFSTIIIGWQWLKIASKSKEALVTGNGKYAESFYEGKVHTMKFFYKYEMGRTRGIAKIIQDQQDLTLEAAPVEYL; via the coding sequence ATGGCGAATCAATACATTGACATGGATACCCTGCGATTTCTGCTCTATGATGTGCATGAAGTTGATGGATTGTTGACGAATGAGCGGTTCAATGCGTACGACAAAGAGGCGATAGACCTTTTGTTGGATTCGATCAAAGATCTTTCGGACAAGGAAATGTTCCCGTACATCCGAGAAATGGATGAACAGCCTGCGGTGTATAAAGATGGCAGAATTCATATCCACCCGCAGTTTGAGAAGGTACTGAAAATGGTTGGTGAGATGGGTATGATCGGTGCTGGGTTTGATGCTGAAGCAGGCGGATTGCAATTACCCGCGTCTATCGTAAATGCAGCTTACTTGATCATGGAGGCCGCCAATAATCATATCCCGGGTTATTTTGGGTTGACAGCAGGTGCGGCACACTTGATCATTGCTTTTGGGGATCAAAAACTGAACGACACGTATGTGCAGAACATGCTGGACATGAAGTGGGGTGGTACCATGTGCTTGACGGAGCCACAGGCAGGCAGTTCGCTTTCAGATATCATCACTTCAGCCGAGCCCCGAGAAGACGGAACTTACAAAATTGATGGCCAGAAAATATTCATCTCTTCAGGAGATCATCAGTTCGCAGACAACTTCATTCATCTGGTATTGGCAAGGATCAAAGGGGCACCTGCGGGAACCAAAGGGATATCTCTGTTTGTCGTGCCAAGAAGTCGGATAGAAGCAGGAGGTTTGGAATACAACCATGTAGCTACCTTAGGAGAGTTCAATAAAATGGGCCAAAAAGGATATTGTACCACGCATCTTGGATTCAGTGATGGTGGGGATTCCATCGGATGGTTGGTAGGAGAACCTAACAAAGGTTTGAAGTACATGTTCCAGATGATGAATGAAGCCCGAATCGCCACAGGAAGAATGGGTACGGCAATTGCTTCGGCGGCTTACTTTGCTTCATTGGAATATGCCAAAGAGCGCCCTCAGGGCCGACGATTAGGATCGGACGGATCTAAGAATGTGGAAGAAGAGCAAACGCTGATCATCAATCACCCGGACGTGAAGCGAATGTTGTTGCTTCAGAAGTCTATCATAGAAGGAAGCATTAGCCTCATGACGGAAGCCAGTCACTACCTGGATCAGGAAAGTACCATTCAGGACCCGGCGGATAAAGAGCGGTATAAATTGCTATTGGAGTTGTTGACGCCAATCGTCAAAACCTATCCTGCGGAAAAAGGAAAAGAAGCAATAGATAATGGACTACAGATCCTGGGCGGGTATGGTTTTACCACAGACTTCATTCTTCAGCAGTATTACAGAGATGTACGGATTATTTCCCTGTATGAAGGCACTACTGGCATCCAATCACTGGACTTGCTAGGGCGTAAAGTCATGCTGAAAAATGGTGAGATATTGAAGGATCTTGGTAAAGAGATCCAGGCCACCGTAGCGGAAGCTGAGAAATATGATGAATTGAAGCCATATGGCCAGACACTCATGATGAACATGGGATTGGTTCAAGAGGTGATTGGTGCCTTGATGCCGCATGCGATGAAAGGGGATCACCAGAGATTCCTGGCCGATGCAACGTTGTTCATGGACATGTTCAGCACGATCATCATTGGCTGGCAGTGGCTGAAGATTGCTTCGAAATCCAAGGAAGCACTGGTCACTGGAAACGGTAAATATGCCGAGTCCTTCTATGAAGGTAAGGTCCACACCATGAAATTCTTTTACAAGTATGAAATGGGCAGAACCCGGGGTATTGCTAAGATCATTCAGGATCAGCAAGACCTGACGTTAGAAGCCGCTCCTGTGGAGTATTTGTAG
- a CDS encoding YciI family protein, which yields MFIINLTYKVPLDQVDQYLEAHVQYLDEQYELGNFLASGPKIPRNGGVILSNMGNRDKVWAAIANDPFKINGIADYEVIEFIPRKTSEDLSFLQQS from the coding sequence ATGTTCATTATCAATCTGACATATAAAGTCCCATTGGACCAGGTAGACCAATACCTGGAAGCACATGTTCAATACCTGGACGAGCAATATGAACTAGGAAACTTCCTCGCCTCTGGACCTAAAATTCCCAGAAATGGTGGGGTCATACTGTCCAATATGGGAAATAGAGATAAAGTCTGGGCAGCAATAGCTAATGACCCGTTCAAGATCAATGGAATCGCAGATTACGAAGTGATCGAATTCATCCCCAGAAAGACATCTGAGGATTTGAGTTTTCTTCAGCAATCTTAA
- a CDS encoding phosphoglycerate mutase family protein: MRAFLFSLIFTCFLFPTIAQDATTIFLVRHAEKVDSSRDPELSLQGKARAVRLMELLSETGIDRIYSTDYIRTRDTAKPLAEKLDLFIESYRPFEEQLVETLTQKLDGKQILVVGHSNTIPDLVNKLIDEEVYQQLADDAYSNLFVVTLIDGKATHYVLTF, encoded by the coding sequence ATGAGAGCATTCTTATTTTCATTAATCTTCACCTGCTTCTTATTTCCAACAATTGCTCAAGATGCAACCACCATCTTTCTGGTTCGTCATGCGGAGAAAGTAGACAGTAGCCGAGATCCGGAATTGAGTCTACAAGGAAAAGCACGTGCCGTTCGATTGATGGAATTACTGTCTGAAACAGGGATTGACCGTATCTATTCTACGGATTACATCCGAACCCGAGACACAGCTAAGCCTTTAGCAGAAAAGCTGGACTTGTTCATAGAATCCTATCGGCCCTTTGAAGAGCAGTTAGTAGAGACTTTGACTCAAAAACTGGATGGCAAACAAATACTAGTCGTCGGACACAGTAATACCATTCCCGATCTGGTCAATAAATTGATTGATGAAGAAGTCTACCAGCAACTAGCCGATGATGCTTATTCGAATTTGTTTGTGGTGACGCTTATTGACGGGAAGGCTACACATTATGTATTGACGTTTTAG
- a CDS encoding acetoacetate decarboxylase family protein produces MNESAAIVPAPWQLKGEGIILMYTSLRKQFEKTDFFLPYSLKSNFSGGLGYVMLVNYTESPVGPYKELLVIPGKCKTPHGPKQTISKIYVDSAASLKSGRANWGIPKELAQFDWSKDHKGTSVQVKKEDEVFFDITVKNKPIKFPLTTAILPIRLYQELNDTTYQVNPSGRGIGQLAKASINLINPDFFPDVRGAKCLAVSVNPFWMKFP; encoded by the coding sequence TTGAATGAGTCTGCAGCCATAGTACCCGCTCCCTGGCAGCTGAAAGGTGAAGGCATCATTTTAATGTACACTTCGCTGAGAAAGCAATTTGAAAAGACGGATTTTTTCCTTCCTTATTCTTTAAAAAGCAATTTCTCTGGTGGCTTGGGATATGTCATGTTGGTGAACTACACCGAAAGCCCAGTAGGTCCTTATAAAGAATTATTGGTTATCCCGGGAAAGTGTAAAACGCCACATGGGCCTAAACAAACCATCTCCAAAATTTATGTGGACTCTGCAGCAAGCCTGAAAAGCGGGCGTGCCAATTGGGGCATACCAAAAGAATTGGCGCAGTTTGATTGGTCTAAGGACCACAAAGGGACAAGTGTACAGGTCAAAAAAGAAGATGAAGTTTTCTTTGACATTACGGTCAAAAATAAGCCAATCAAATTTCCATTAACCACGGCCATTCTTCCAATCCGATTGTATCAGGAATTGAACGACACCACGTATCAGGTCAATCCCTCAGGTCGGGGTATCGGACAATTGGCCAAAGCTTCTATTAACCTTATCAATCCTGATTTTTTCCCAGACGTTCGCGGTGCCAAGTGCCTGGCCGTTTCTGTGAATCCATTTTGGATGAAGTTTCCTTAA
- a CDS encoding thioesterase family protein, translated as MYQHEVQIRVRYADTDQMGYVYYGNYAAYYEVARVESFRSLGYAYKNLEEAGVMMPVLELKTKYKLPAKYDDLLTVKVTIPEMPRVKILYQYEIYNEAGEHLNSGETTLAFIQMASGRPTRIPEVMKNLLSPYFE; from the coding sequence ATGTACCAGCACGAAGTTCAGATACGGGTAAGATATGCGGATACAGACCAAATGGGTTATGTATACTACGGTAACTATGCCGCTTATTATGAAGTAGCACGTGTAGAATCTTTCCGAAGCCTCGGTTATGCTTACAAAAACCTTGAAGAAGCTGGTGTGATGATGCCGGTACTGGAATTGAAAACCAAGTACAAACTTCCTGCAAAGTACGACGACCTGTTGACGGTAAAAGTGACCATTCCGGAAATGCCAAGGGTGAAGATTCTGTATCAGTACGAAATCTACAATGAAGCGGGTGAACATCTCAATTCAGGAGAAACCACACTGGCTTTCATTCAAATGGCTTCCGGCAGACCGACACGCATCCCAGAAGTCATGAAGAACTTGTTGAGCCCTTATTTTGAATGA
- the mltG gene encoding endolytic transglycosylase MltG, giving the protein MKRKKFVAVFMIVGTIMASSFAFYFYQMLFTPNILVERNDELFAIAPGATFDKVQDDLYDLGIVNDLVSFSFLAKLRDYDDYVKPGLYKLRKDMSNLQAINLLRSGAQEPVRVTFTVARKIEELPGKLAPYVYFSEEDLAKVMLSESVAENYGFTSEEFIAMFIPNTYEVYWTITPEQFLDRMKKEYDRFWNAERVAKAEALGLTPKEVATLASIVESEISFIDEAPKVAGMYLNRLKLDMLLQADPTLKFALGDFAIRRVLNKDKEVDSPYNTYKYAGLPPGPISLPSIPGLNAVLNAEDHDYLYLCAKADFSGYHAFATNLTQHNKNARELHRALNKAKIYR; this is encoded by the coding sequence ATGAAACGAAAGAAGTTTGTTGCAGTTTTTATGATCGTGGGTACGATCATGGCTTCGTCCTTTGCTTTCTATTTCTATCAGATGCTATTCACCCCCAACATTCTGGTAGAACGTAATGATGAACTATTTGCCATCGCACCGGGGGCAACTTTCGATAAAGTGCAGGACGACTTATACGATCTTGGGATTGTGAATGACCTGGTTTCATTCAGTTTTCTGGCTAAACTTCGGGATTATGACGATTATGTAAAACCTGGTCTATACAAGCTTCGAAAAGACATGTCGAATCTGCAGGCGATCAATCTGCTACGTTCAGGTGCCCAGGAACCTGTTCGAGTGACGTTTACCGTCGCCCGAAAAATTGAGGAGCTCCCCGGAAAACTCGCGCCTTACGTCTATTTTTCAGAAGAAGACCTGGCTAAGGTCATGCTTTCGGAATCTGTTGCTGAAAACTATGGATTCACTTCCGAAGAATTCATTGCTATGTTTATTCCCAACACCTATGAGGTCTACTGGACCATTACTCCGGAACAATTTCTTGATCGCATGAAGAAGGAATACGACCGGTTTTGGAATGCTGAACGCGTGGCAAAAGCAGAAGCACTCGGACTGACGCCAAAAGAAGTGGCCACATTGGCTTCAATCGTAGAATCAGAAATCAGTTTCATCGATGAGGCCCCCAAGGTAGCCGGCATGTATCTGAATCGATTGAAGTTAGACATGTTGCTACAAGCAGACCCAACATTAAAATTTGCACTCGGGGATTTCGCCATCCGGAGAGTATTGAATAAAGACAAGGAAGTTGATTCTCCTTATAACACGTACAAGTATGCCGGATTGCCTCCTGGGCCCATCAGTTTACCATCTATTCCCGGACTAAATGCGGTACTCAACGCGGAAGATCACGATTACCTCTATTTGTGCGCAAAAGCTGATTTTAGTGGTTATCATGCTTTTGCTACTAACCTTACACAACATAACAAAAATGCGAGAGAGCTACATCGCGCATTGAACAAGGCAAAAATTTATAGATAA
- a CDS encoding L-threonylcarbamoyladenylate synthase, which produces MAELLKIYPENPDPRKIATVVDVLSKGGVIIYPTDTVYGLGCDIFNQKALDRVKQIKGIKGKNLNLSFICYDLSHLSEYTRRVTTPIFKIMKKGLPGPYTFLLEASTKVPKILNANKKTVGIRVPDNNIPREIVRELGNPIITTSIHDEDEILEYSTDPELIHEKFDQLVDIVIDGGYGNIEASTVVDCTSGEPELVREGLGDFEDLF; this is translated from the coding sequence ATGGCGGAATTGCTGAAAATATATCCTGAAAATCCGGACCCGCGGAAAATTGCCACGGTGGTGGATGTCCTTTCCAAAGGAGGGGTTATCATCTATCCCACGGATACCGTCTATGGTTTAGGCTGCGATATTTTCAATCAAAAAGCACTGGACCGGGTCAAGCAGATCAAAGGGATCAAGGGCAAGAACCTAAATTTATCCTTTATTTGTTATGACCTGAGTCACCTTTCGGAATACACACGCAGGGTTACCACACCCATTTTCAAGATCATGAAGAAAGGATTGCCGGGCCCTTACACATTCTTGTTAGAAGCGTCGACGAAAGTGCCGAAGATCCTGAATGCAAATAAAAAGACGGTCGGGATCCGGGTGCCAGATAATAACATTCCAAGAGAGATTGTTAGGGAATTGGGTAACCCAATCATTACCACGAGTATTCACGATGAGGATGAAATTCTGGAATATTCTACTGATCCCGAGTTGATCCATGAGAAATTTGATCAGTTGGTTGACATAGTGATCGATGGCGGATATGGAAATATCGAGGCGAGTACAGTGGTGGATTGTACCAGTGGGGAACCTGAACTAGTACGGGAAGGCCTGGGAGATTTTGAAGACCTTTTCTGA
- a CDS encoding WbqC family protein yields the protein MESANSLLIEPHYFGSLEYYLLIDETDAITWEVEEHFLKQTFRNRTTILTSNGPQNLVVPVSYRNHMSMKDVRIDYAQSWIKDHWGAIYSAYGKAAYFEYYGPELQTILEQRPTFLVDLCQATVTLCLKCLHIDRSIDLTVTYEKMPNSPIRDFRGLIHPKKPYTQRSIYKPEEYFQNFGKEFVPCLSVLDLLFSMGDESVSILRKSKV from the coding sequence ATGGAATCAGCTAATTCCTTATTGATTGAACCACACTACTTCGGTTCATTGGAATACTACCTGCTCATTGATGAGACGGATGCCATTACCTGGGAAGTTGAGGAGCATTTTTTGAAACAGACTTTTCGAAATCGAACCACTATTTTGACTTCTAATGGACCCCAAAATCTGGTTGTTCCGGTCAGCTATCGCAATCACATGTCGATGAAAGACGTTCGTATTGATTATGCCCAAAGCTGGATCAAAGATCATTGGGGAGCCATTTATTCGGCCTATGGCAAAGCGGCTTATTTTGAATATTATGGTCCCGAATTGCAAACGATTCTGGAACAGCGTCCTACTTTTTTAGTTGATTTATGCCAGGCGACTGTGACATTATGTCTGAAGTGCTTACATATTGACAGGTCCATTGATCTAACAGTGACGTACGAAAAAATGCCAAATTCTCCCATTCGGGACTTCAGAGGACTAATTCACCCCAAGAAACCTTACACTCAGCGAAGTATTTATAAACCTGAAGAATATTTTCAGAACTTTGGCAAAGAATTTGTCCCTTGCCTGTCGGTATTAGACCTCCTCTTCTCAATGGGCGACGAGTCCGTTTCGATTCTTAGGAAATCAAAAGTTTAA
- a CDS encoding ATP-dependent Clp protease ATP-binding subunit, which yields MEAKFSNRVKEVISLSREEALRLGHDYIGTEHLLLGMIREGEGVAVGLLKKLGVSLEELRTSIEQATKGTATSNVKNLANIPLTRQSEKVLKITYLEAKIFKSQLIGTEHLLLSILRDEDNLATQILDKFEVAYDVVKELLEYQTENPMATSDTDDQDEDSGRMFGGGSSSSGRGESSKGNEKSRTPVLDNFGRDLTKLAEDDKLDPIVGREKEIERVAQILSRRKKNNPILIGEPGVGKTAIAEGLALRIVQKKVSRVLFGKRVVTLDLASLVAGTKYRGQFEERMKAVMNEIEKNTDVILFIDELHTIVGAGGASGSLDASNMFKPALARGEIQCIGATTLDEYRQYIEKDGALARRFQMVMVDATTPEETIQILDNIKDKYESHHHVNYTKEAVEACVQLSDRYISDRFLPDKAIDVLDEAGARVHINNINVPEKVISLEEQIEEVKKEKNRVVKSQKYEEAAQLRDKEKKLLANLEEEKARWEDETKTKRYEVNEESVAEVIAMMTGIPTKRIAQNESDKLLNMKQELGDKVIGQGEAVEKLTKAIQRTRVGLKDPKKPIGTFVFLGPTGVGKTEMAKVLASYLFDKDESLIRIDMSEYMEKFSVSRLVGAPPGYVGYEEGGQLTEKVRRKPYSVVLLDEIEKAHPDVFNILLQVLDDGILTDGLGRRVDFRNTIIIMTSNIGVRDLKDFGAGIGFATQAKKDNMDELMKSTIQNALKKAFSPEFLNRLDDVIVFNSLERDDIHKIIDISLDKLFQRIVELGYEIDLSTKAKDFLSDKGYDPQFGARPLNRAIQKYLEDPVAEEILKGEAQEGDTIVADWDGKSDVLTLKVKKRKSKPAKENKGEEDK from the coding sequence ATGGAAGCTAAATTTTCGAACAGGGTCAAAGAAGTTATTTCTTTGAGCAGGGAAGAAGCCTTGCGCCTGGGACATGACTATATTGGCACAGAACATTTATTGTTGGGGATGATCCGTGAAGGCGAAGGCGTGGCTGTGGGATTGTTGAAGAAGCTTGGTGTTTCTTTGGAGGAACTCCGAACATCTATCGAGCAAGCAACGAAGGGAACGGCAACCAGCAACGTAAAGAACCTTGCGAACATTCCATTGACAAGGCAATCGGAAAAAGTGCTAAAGATCACTTACCTGGAAGCTAAGATCTTCAAAAGCCAACTTATAGGGACAGAGCATTTATTACTATCGATCTTGAGAGACGAAGACAATCTGGCGACTCAAATACTAGACAAATTTGAAGTAGCATACGATGTGGTGAAAGAATTACTGGAGTACCAGACTGAGAATCCAATGGCAACATCTGATACAGACGATCAGGATGAAGATTCCGGACGTATGTTTGGTGGCGGATCTTCTAGCTCAGGAAGAGGTGAGTCTTCTAAAGGAAATGAAAAGAGCCGAACTCCGGTGCTTGACAACTTCGGTAGAGACCTGACTAAGCTAGCTGAGGACGATAAACTCGATCCGATCGTTGGCAGAGAAAAAGAAATTGAGCGTGTAGCCCAGATCCTGAGCCGTCGTAAAAAGAACAATCCGATCCTTATTGGTGAACCTGGTGTAGGTAAAACTGCCATTGCGGAAGGTCTTGCCTTGAGAATCGTGCAGAAGAAAGTATCCCGCGTGCTTTTTGGTAAGCGTGTGGTTACGCTGGATTTGGCTTCCTTAGTGGCTGGCACAAAATACCGTGGCCAGTTCGAGGAGCGTATGAAGGCAGTGATGAACGAGATCGAGAAGAATACAGATGTCATCCTATTCATCGACGAGCTTCATACCATTGTGGGAGCTGGTGGTGCTTCTGGTTCACTGGATGCTTCCAATATGTTCAAGCCTGCACTGGCCCGCGGAGAAATCCAATGCATCGGTGCGACTACCCTGGATGAGTATCGTCAATATATCGAGAAAGATGGCGCCCTTGCACGTCGTTTCCAGATGGTGATGGTAGATGCAACTACTCCGGAAGAAACCATTCAGATCCTGGATAACATCAAAGACAAGTACGAGAGTCATCACCACGTGAACTACACGAAAGAGGCGGTAGAAGCTTGTGTACAGTTGTCTGATCGTTACATCAGTGATCGATTCTTGCCAGATAAGGCGATCGATGTTTTGGATGAAGCAGGTGCCCGGGTACATATCAACAACATCAATGTTCCAGAAAAAGTGATCTCACTGGAGGAGCAGATTGAGGAAGTTAAGAAAGAGAAAAACAGAGTAGTCAAAAGTCAGAAGTACGAAGAGGCTGCTCAGCTTAGAGATAAAGAAAAGAAACTCCTGGCCAATCTCGAAGAAGAGAAGGCCCGTTGGGAAGATGAAACCAAGACCAAGCGATACGAGGTAAACGAAGAAAGCGTTGCTGAAGTGATCGCAATGATGACTGGTATCCCGACCAAGCGAATCGCTCAGAATGAGAGTGACAAGCTGCTCAATATGAAGCAGGAGCTGGGAGACAAAGTCATTGGTCAGGGTGAAGCGGTTGAGAAGCTGACCAAAGCAATCCAGCGTACACGTGTGGGATTGAAAGATCCTAAGAAACCTATCGGAACATTCGTATTCCTGGGACCTACTGGTGTTGGTAAGACGGAAATGGCGAAGGTGTTGGCAAGCTACTTGTTTGATAAAGATGAATCACTCATCCGAATCGATATGAGTGAGTACATGGAGAAATTCTCTGTCAGCCGATTGGTAGGAGCGCCTCCCGGTTATGTTGGGTACGAAGAAGGTGGTCAGCTTACGGAGAAGGTAAGAAGAAAGCCTTACTCAGTTGTACTCCTGGATGAGATCGAAAAAGCGCACCCGGATGTCTTCAACATCTTGCTACAAGTTTTAGATGATGGTATCCTCACCGATGGATTAGGCCGTAGAGTGGATTTCCGAAATACGATCATCATCATGACTTCCAATATTGGTGTAAGGGACCTGAAAGATTTCGGAGCAGGGATCGGATTCGCGACACAAGCGAAAAAGGACAACATGGATGAGTTGATGAAGTCCACCATTCAAAATGCATTGAAGAAGGCATTCAGTCCTGAATTCCTGAACAGATTGGATGATGTGATTGTGTTTAACAGCCTCGAGCGAGATGACATTCACAAGATCATCGATATTTCTTTGGACAAACTGTTCCAGCGAATTGTTGAGCTTGGATACGAAATCGATTTGTCTACGAAGGCAAAGGATTTCTTGTCGGACAAAGGATACGATCCACAGTTTGGTGCCCGACCTCTTAACAGAGCCATTCAGAAATACCTGGAAGATCCTGTTGCAGAGGAAATTCTCAAAGGAGAAGCGCAAGAAGGGGATACGATCGTGGCAGATTGGGATGGAAAATCCGATGTGCTGACACTAAAAGTAAAGAAGCGAAAAAGTAAGCCCGCGAAAGAAAACAAGGGCGAAGAAGATAAATAA
- a CDS encoding transcriptional regulator produces the protein MSQFKALDPLLHSQLRLAVMSVLISVESADFTFLKEKTEATAGNLSVQLDKLSTVGYIEIEKSFKGKRPLTTCKVTKKGVEAFEAYVKALQQYIK, from the coding sequence ATGAGTCAGTTCAAAGCACTTGATCCCCTTTTGCATTCGCAATTACGATTGGCTGTGATGTCTGTTTTAATCAGTGTAGAATCTGCGGATTTCACCTTTCTAAAAGAAAAGACAGAAGCGACTGCCGGAAATCTAAGTGTACAACTGGACAAGCTTTCCACAGTCGGCTACATTGAGATCGAAAAGTCATTCAAAGGCAAACGGCCATTGACTACTTGTAAAGTGACCAAAAAAGGCGTGGAGGCATTTGAAGCCTACGTCAAAGCTTTGCAGCAATACATCAAATAA
- a CDS encoding tetratricopeptide repeat protein, giving the protein MKNLSKLFLGLVLIIMASSFQQPIQNSTYAAYLSGSMQLWERSIAQAQQQYESSKSNEARFDLAMTMYGGMSATMKDQDEDFFDQYVDDAMDHLDELIDQDFRVADCKAIQSGIYGFKIAYSPWKGMFLGPKSNSTIEDAMEENPNSPIVQKLYGNSKLFTPETWGGDKEEAVKAYEKAVLLYKNQEGSDNDWMFLDTYAWLGQAYQAINKKDKAKETYLASLEIEKDFNWVNYVLLPQVSK; this is encoded by the coding sequence ATGAAAAATTTAAGTAAACTCTTTCTTGGCCTGGTATTGATCATTATGGCCAGTTCCTTTCAGCAACCTATCCAAAACAGTACGTATGCAGCTTATTTAAGTGGATCGATGCAGCTCTGGGAGCGAAGCATTGCTCAGGCACAACAACAATATGAGTCAAGTAAATCCAATGAAGCACGATTTGATCTGGCTATGACGATGTATGGTGGCATGAGTGCGACCATGAAGGATCAGGATGAAGACTTCTTTGATCAATATGTTGATGATGCTATGGATCACCTGGATGAATTGATCGATCAGGATTTTCGGGTTGCAGACTGTAAAGCCATACAGTCAGGAATTTACGGTTTCAAAATCGCCTATTCACCCTGGAAAGGTATGTTTCTCGGACCAAAGAGCAACAGTACTATCGAGGATGCGATGGAAGAAAATCCAAACTCACCCATTGTTCAGAAGCTGTATGGGAACAGCAAACTGTTTACGCCTGAGACATGGGGTGGAGACAAAGAAGAGGCAGTAAAGGCTTATGAAAAGGCAGTATTGCTTTACAAGAATCAGGAAGGTAGTGATAATGACTGGATGTTTCTCGATACCTATGCATGGTTAGGTCAGGCTTATCAGGCCATTAATAAGAAAGATAAAGCCAAGGAAACCTATCTCGCAAGCCTGGAAATCGAAAAAGATTTCAACTGGGTGAATTACGTCTTACTTCCTCAAGTTTCGAAATAA